The nucleotide sequence AACAGACCAGACACACCATCCTGGGGCCATCCCTGTGCACACAAGCATGTCCCCAGCACGCAAGTGACAGGATGGGGAGCACCTGATCCCAGCACATCAGGTTGAGCCCCTggggtcaggagcagaggaaaaaggcagaggCCCAGCAAATGCATAAAATACAGGCACGACAGCAGGGGAATAAAGCCTGTAGGGCCAAATCAGCATGCCCTTGGGCACCATGAAGGGTCTGCAAGCCCCCTTGTACAAGGGAAAAGCAGGCAGCACCTCCCAGATGGTCGCTGGCACTGGGAGCCAGCAGCATGTCAAGCAGCACTAACTCTGGCAGCTGGCTCTGGCCgcagctctgctcctggctgCCCAGGACATTCTCACCCCCCGGCTGCAACATCAGGCACTGCCATGCCACCCAGTCTGCAATACTGCCCAGCTGTCCTTGCCACCGGCTGTTCACCCATCCTCCCTGATCCTGCAAGGAGGAGAGGCCAGCCTGGTGTTTTCTCCAGTGCTGGTCCCAGAACCGCATCCCCTCCTCTTCCCGAGGATGGGGAACCTGATGCTCTGCGAGCAATAAGCTTTGCAGATGCTGTGCATGGATCAAGTTCCTCCTCTGACACCAGCCTGCCAGCACCTCTGGCTTCTCAAAAAGCAGGACACAGCCCTGCAAACCACACAAGCCTTCCCTGGAAATTCTTCCCAGTCATCTAATTGCCCCAGAGAGACAAGTCACAGCCCCATGTGCACAGCTCCATTATTGCCCTGTTTTTGGCATCCTTCAGCACTCTCTGCCTTCAGGAATGCCTTTCCATGGTCTTTTAAGTCACAGCCCTACAGCATAACAGTAGAGCGATGCAAGAAGATGCAAAGGTCAAGGCAAGCCAGAAACGTGGCATTTCACAAGAGGCTGAAGCAGCCCAGCCTGTAGCCTCACCTCTCCTTGTGCAAGAGGAGAAacgtgctgctgcagcacggAAGCACTGTGCTCCCTGCAGCACCTCTGCTCCCCACGCTGCTGAGACCTGGACATGCATCTCTGGGTGTCCTCCTGCCTTCTGGGCATGAGAAACACAAAATGAGCAAGAAAAAATgagcagagaggaaaggaaaaaataaaaatactgacaCAAGAGGAGGAGTTGGCATTCTCCTGGTTGCGTTTTCTCCACatgtacacaaacacacatgtgCAAGCATCAATGCTCATCTTCACACTTCAACTCATCCATGAAATCCTCACCCTGACTCCACAAAAACAGTGCAAACCCCCCATCATTCAACCCATTATTTCACATGTCCTTCTGAGACAGAAAGCCTTCAGTACTTCCTAACATCTTTTCCTATAAGATACTCAGATGGCCCAGATGCAATTCGTCTGAGCAGTGACAAAACTACCACCTTACCAAAACAACCAAGGAGCACCTGCCCAGAGAGGCCAAAAACCCCAGCCTGTCAGGTATTTTATAGTGCTATCTCTTTCTGTgcagaggggatggggacatcaTTCATAAATGAGTGTAGAGTCAGTTTTCCAGACAGGTTTATTCCAAGTTTGGTTCTCTATACACAGATCAAAACCACTATTAATCTGGATTTGAAGTGCTTGTGCGTAGCCCTGCCTTGCAAACGCAGCCAGCCATGGCAGAACTTGTCCTCTCCAAGGTGAACCAGTCCCTGCAGTCCCTTCAACATCATCGACCTTTTTCAGGTGACTCAGAACTAAGCACAGTAGCAGAGTTTTGCGAGATTGTACTCCTTTCCTCATGGAAACATCTCCTCGATCCCCCAACAGAAGTCCCTCAGGTCCCAGCAGGCCAGGCTGAGTGTTCCTTGACCAGGTCAGAGGGATAACAGGCCAAGGGCAGCTCTGCATCCAGACCATTGCCTAGGCATCTCATTTTCTGGCTGCTGTGTTTCAAAAagtctgaaaagagaaaatccaTGTATTTCTAGGGGTGTATGAGCAGTTCACCAGTGCAAGCTGTGGGGAATATTGGCCTGAGCAAGGAGCTCAAACTCCTTTTCCTTTATCAGAATGTCCCACGCTGTCTGGCAACATCTGAGGTTTTCTGCCTCCCAGATGCATTGGGTATATCTCCCTACTCCCTATAAGGATCAGAGCCTTGATGTCCACATAAGCCCAGAGGGACAGAAGTAGCCAAGGAGGACCTGGGCTGGCACTCAACTTGGTTCCTCTCCAAATGGCTGTTGCACCAAACACTTCTGAAGCATCTTCCATTTTTCAGTCTAAGTCCTCCATGCTCTGTCCCTGCATGAACTCTCTCCCAGCTCCTTACCCACTTTCTTCAACTCTTTTGCAACTGAAGAAGCAGGAAATAAAAGGTGGCAGTGGTGGTGGGATCAGACATGGGATATGACATCTTACAGAGAGGTGTCCTGAATGTCTACAAAGTGACTGTATTTGGGCTGCTGGCGCAAACTGTTGTAGACATACATGGTAAGTTCTGGGAAAAGCCTGAAGAAATACTCAGCATGGTCTCCTATTTTATTGGTGATCCTGAAAGAGAACAAGAACAAAATGGATTTCTAAAGCTTTACCAAGGAGTCAAGCATCCAGGATGCCCTAGTTCCTCCCTTGCAGAGAAAAAGCCATTCCAGAAGCTTTCTGACAACACATCCTACAAATCCTTGAGCTGTAACTTCTCTAGACCTTCCCTGAGCTCCTCACTCCAGTGTTTTCACTAATCCTCCAGGACCTTCATCTGCCTAATCCCACCTGCATCTTCACTGAAGAGCAGCGCTGGTCACCAGCACCAGTGAAACCACCATTAGGAGCTAGCACCACCTCTAACCTCACATGTAAATGTCCATGACCATGGAGGGCGGGAGACTTTGACAGCTCTTTAGGAGTCAAGACCTCCTAACAGGACTGGTGCTTCCTGATCTGTATCTCAAAGCACTTCAGCACAGTAAACATCAGCACTTGGGAAATACTAGTATGGTACATAAGGACGCTTTTTAAAGGTTTAAGGgataatacaaatatttaagtGATCTAAAAACTTTCCTGGAGTTGCGGCAAGAAACACCAGCCTGCAGATTTTGATTCAAAATCTGAGGTCTAATCCTGTGAGCTCACTTCCTTTGCTTGCCCTCAGGAAGGTGATTTTGAGGGCTGGCTCCAGACTGCTTGTGCCATGATGCGCAATTTTTCACATGCTATTGCACTGCCAGAGGAAATAGCTCCTAATGAGATGAGCTTTAATGGACTTTCTCCCACATCCTGGTTGTGTTTACCCTTCTGGAAAACCATGTGAAGAAGACTTTGCTCTCAAACTCACTGACACTTGCAGATACCCAGCTGCTCCCTGTGATGCAATGGTGGCAGAGGCAAGGATGTGAACACGTACCTCCTATTTGGATGTTCATCCATGTTTCTGATGAACCTCAGTAGTTCAGTGACATCATCTTTGTACTCATAAGACATTCCTTTCACAGGTTTACTCATGATCTTCAGAACAACTGGGTCAACCtgaaaaagagcagagagatCACTCTTCACCTTTCACGTGCTCTGAAAACAGCACATCTACCTCCACCTGACACAGCCGCTGCCTTTCTGCAGGGACATCCCCTTGCATGGATAAATCTTGTTACCCTTCAATGCATATTTCCCAATGTGAGCAGAAAAGTTCACTTTGCAGGGCATGCACCATACAGACCACCCCAATTCTGCTAAGTGTTCCCTCTCCTGCCTTGCCAAGGCATGGCATTCATATTAGGACTAGCCTCATTGCTTTTGAGCCAATCTAACCAAAAACTTCTGCCAGAAATGTACTGGCAACAAGACCTAAAGGTCCTTATCTTAAGGGGCCACCAACAAACACCCTTGAAGGTTTGCCAGCTAATTCTACAACAACCATTTCCTACTACCAACCCACTCAACAGAAGTTCCCCTTAGTATAAATGTCTTTATCCTGGTGTATTTTGAATAAAAGGCCTAGATTTGTCTCCCTCATTCACTGTATTTGCATGGGGCTATTTTTACCAGCTACGGTTTTGAACAAGGCCTGTGAAACACTCAGGATAAGCTTCTGCCTACATGCCTCACTCAAACCTCCTATAAATCCAAAAAGAACAGGATTACCTCCTTAGTCCATGATGGGTAAGGAAAACTTTGAGTAACATTAGGAGCTTGAAAGATAGCTTGTCGGTTCTGGAGATCTTTGATTTTATTCCATATACTCTTCAGGAACTTGAACCTGCTGTGGAACGAGGAGCTTCGTTAGCTGCAACAGGACATCGCTGttcccagcactgcagagaaaccCCGTACCGAAAGCTTTTCCTTCGGACTCCCAGGACTTACGTCTGTCTGCTCCAGAAATAGGGATGTTTGCTCAAACCTTCCAAGCCTCGATCATCACGAGCGCCCAGGCTAATTACAAGGTCCAGAGCCTCATTGTAATCTGGGGAACCAGCAGCCAAATCCTTGGTACTGACTTGCTGAAGGGGTTTACTACCCCGTGTTAAAACGTACAGCACAAGCCGGCCGAGGGCCTGCAAAGAAACACATCACTGCTCACACGCCAGATGCACGAAACTTCTCCCCACGTGGAAGAGGAGCAATATTCCTACACGAGCAGCCAGTCTGTGAACACACACGCACACCTGTGGCTGTGCAGAAGTATACagatacacagaaacacaaacctTGAAGCTGCGTGCACAAAGACAGAGGAGACAGGCGCCACAATCATGCTCACCGGGTATCTGTGGATACCCCAGCACCAGCCACAGCCTCGCATCCTAATCACTATCACTCTTATGCAGCGTCTATTCTTATATGGGCTTTCCCACAAATCATGGTGTTTTCTGGTTGAGGATGCAGAAAGGCTTCCCCTAGGATtcacagcaacagaaaatacCAAAGCGAGCCTGAAATTTGAAGCCATGTATTGATTTGCAGGGAAGTTACCTCTAAATCTGAGTTTACAAGTTCATTTTTGCCTTCGATCAACACTCTTTTATTATCAAAGTCCGCCAAGTAAATTTTTTCACCTAAATCTGATGAAATAAGAGAAATTGTTAATAAATAATGGTGGAAAACCTCGTACATTCTATAACTGACTTCTGGGTGGCCCCTTCTTTAGAAAACAGTTCTATCAAGACATTTGCTGTGGGCTGATCTGTATGCAGAGCCCTGGAAAGAAGGGCAGATCTAATGAGATGTGTAAAGCTGTTCTGTTCACACCTCTGTGGCTGTCTGTAAACATATCTACATTTACTCAAAGAGCAGAACTAATGCCACAGACACCTCATTCTGCAGAAAGGCATCTGCAGTGGTGTTTTatatatgttttgtttgtttgttttacagagaGATATGAAGAATCTTCTTCTCTAAGCTACAGTCAACAgggaagcaaaattaaaaaattgagaaagcaaaatataacCTATGAGAAAGTTGCGGGGATGCAGATCCTGGTGAGCAAATCCGAGGGAGTGCAGCTCTCTCACTGCCTGGAAGATCATCTTCAGAGGATCTTTGTAATCTACTGTCTCTTCTGATTCCTGCAGATGTTCTTCAAGGTTTTTCTCCCAGAGAGGGAAGCACAAGTACATGTAGCCCCTTGCCTTCTCAAACTGGAAGAGCTTCAGTAGGCGTTCACAGTTACCACATTTTTCaaagaacattttctctttGTCACCCTCTGTACTGCGGCATATTCTTACTGCCACCTCGGTCCCACCATAGAGCCCCAGGTATATGCCACCCTGGGAAGTGTTCTGGATCCTCTGCTGGATGTATTGAAATGTCTTCAGTTTGCCTATCATAGGGCGATAGATTTGATAAAGTTTTTTCAGCTGGTCCCTCCAGCGTTTGCTGTTTGGCTCCCAGTCTTCGAAGGTTTCTGGAACCCGGGCATGATACTGGCGAAGAAGACGTGCCATGTTATGAGCACGATTCCTATTCGCAACAGCGATAAGGTTTCCAACATCGGTCCTTGCTCCTTTTTCACACAACAACTTTGCTATATTGTAATCATCTTTCTCTACAGCCACCATCAGTGCCGTGTTGCCCTCCTCATCTGCATCATCAATATCTATTTCACCCTTCTCCAATAAGGCTTCCACCAAATCTGCACTCTGCATTTCAACAGCGAGGATGAGGGGAGTTTTTCCACATTCATCTTTACTGTTCACATCAATACCACCAGGGTCCAGCAGGAAGCGGGCAATGGAGACTGCTGACTCGTACCTTTTCTTGGCACAACCCTCTCTGAGGACGTGGATCAAGGCGTTCCTATCTTTGTTGTCACAAACGTTCACATCAGCCCCCA is from Columba livia isolate bColLiv1 breed racing homer chromosome 8, bColLiv1.pat.W.v2, whole genome shotgun sequence and encodes:
- the RNASEL gene encoding 2-5A-dependent ribonuclease isoform X1; translated protein: MEPRALSEQETSTPSSTERAEVLARKLNTAVRDSDVKYVLELLKEGADVNSKVESGWTPLQSAVQADSEELVRLLLDRGACPHARKDNGGTAFIEAAMVGNVSILKLLLDYGLDINDHDDNGFTAFMEAAWYGKEEALEFLYSKGADVNLRRAVSEENEKLYKGGETALMDACRKGHLSIVKTLVQEMGADVNVCDNKDRNALIHVLREGCAKKRYESAVSIARFLLDPGGIDVNSKDECGKTPLILAVEMQSADLVEALLEKGEIDIDDADEEGNTALMVAVEKDDYNIAKLLCEKGARTDVGNLIAVANRNRAHNMARLLRQYHARVPETFEDWEPNSKRWRDQLKKLYQIYRPMIGKLKTFQYIQQRIQNTSQGGIYLGLYGGTEVAVRICRSTEGDKEKMFFEKCGNCERLLKLFQFEKARGYMYLCFPLWEKNLEEHLQESEETVDYKDPLKMIFQAVRELHSLGFAHQDLHPRNFLIDLGEKIYLADFDNKRVLIEGKNELVNSDLEALGRLVLYVLTRGSKPLQQVSTKDLAAGSPDYNEALDLVISLGARDDRGLEGLSKHPYFWSRQTRFKFLKSIWNKIKDLQNRQAIFQAPNVTQSFPYPSWTKEVDPVVLKIMSKPVKGMSYEYKDDVTELLRFIRNMDEHPNRRITNKIGDHAEYFFRLFPELTMYVYNSLRQQPKYSHFVDIQDTSL
- the RNASEL gene encoding 2-5A-dependent ribonuclease isoform X2, with protein sequence MEPRALSEQETSTPSSTERAEVLARKLNTAVRDSDVKYVLELLKEGADVNSKVESGWTPLQSAVQADSEELVRLLLDRGACPHARKDNGGTAFIEAAMVGNVSILKLLLDYGLDINDHDDNGFTAFMEAAWYGKEEALEFLYSKGADVNLRRAVSEENEKLYKGGETALMDACRKGHLSIVKTLVQEMGADVNVCDNKDRNALIHVLREGCAKKRYESAVSIARFLLDPGGIDVNSKDECGKTPLILAVEMQSADLVEALLEKGEIDIDDADEEGNTALMVAVEKDDYNIAKLLCEKGARTDVGNLIAVANRNRAHNMARLLRQYHARVPETFEDWEPNSKRWRDQLKKLYQIYRPMIGKLKTFQYIQQRIQNTSQGGIYLGLYGGTEVAVRICRSTEGDKEKMFFEKCGNCERLLKLFQFEKARGYMYLCFPLWEKNLEEHLQESEETVDYKDPLKMIFQAVRELHSLGFAHQDLHPRNFLIDLGEKIYLADFDNKRVLIEGKNELVNSDLEALGRLVLYVLTRGSKPLQQVSTKDLAAGSPDYNEALDLVISLGARDDRGLEGLSKHPYFWSRQTFKFLKSIWNKIKDLQNRQAIFQAPNVTQSFPYPSWTKEVDPVVLKIMSKPVKGMSYEYKDDVTELLRFIRNMDEHPNRRITNKIGDHAEYFFRLFPELTMYVYNSLRQQPKYSHFVDIQDTSL